A stretch of the Gossypium hirsutum isolate 1008001.06 chromosome D07, Gossypium_hirsutum_v2.1, whole genome shotgun sequence genome encodes the following:
- the LOC107955045 gene encoding eukaryotic translation initiation factor 1A gives MPKNKGKGGKNRKRGKNEADDEKRELVFKEDGQEYAQVLRMLGNGRCEAMCIDGTKRLCHIRGKMHKKVWIAAGDIILVGLRDYQDDKADVILKYMPDEARLLKAYGELPENTRLNEGIVDEEDEGGADDYIEFEDEDIDKI, from the coding sequence ATGCCGAAGAACAAGGGAAAGGGAGGAAAGAACAGGAAGAGAGGAAAGAATGAAGCTGACGATGAGAAGCGTGAACTTGTGTTCAAGGAAGACGGGCAAGAGTATGCCCAAGTGCTTCGTATGCTAGGCAATGGCCGGTGTGAAGCCATGTGCATAGATGGTACTAAGCGCCTTTGCCATATCCGAGGAAAGATGCACAAGAAGGTTTGGATTGCAGCTGGTGATATAATTCTTGTCGGGCTTCGCGACTATCAGGATGACAAGGCTGATGTGATCCTTAAGTACATGCCCGATGAAGCAAGGCTCTTAAAGGCATACGGTGAGCTTCCAGAGAACACTCGTCTTAATGAAGGTATTGTCGATGAGGAAGATGAAGGAGGTGCAGATGATTACATTGAGTTCGAAGACGAAGATATCGATAAAATATAG